A portion of the Sebastes fasciatus isolate fSebFas1 chromosome 2, fSebFas1.pri, whole genome shotgun sequence genome contains these proteins:
- the tox3 gene encoding TOX high mobility group box family member 3 isoform X2, with the protein MNMAEANGALLAAGDTFHTPSLGDEEFEIPPITPPPETESGLGLSEVDSPFPTMPEPPVPHRGLLIPQFPPQSLDLPSITISRNMMDQEGVSVNNGQPVNVGPGHLRQYQPNPAMVMKSIISMNSPNGMLSRNQLTTINQSQLNAQLSLNMAGPNIVHTSPSPPASKSATPSPSSSINEDDQDESNRVIGEKRPAPIDPAKKPKTPKKKKKKDPNEPQKPVSAYALFFRDTQAAIKGQNPNATFGEVSKIVASMWDGLGEEQKQVYKSKTEAAKKEYLKALAAYRASLVSKAAAESAEAQTIRSVQQTLASTSLSPGLVMPSPLNQHPSMSAASMALQQQGIPRAIAPKPLQMRLGGNQIVTSVTVSHQNMSSGMPPQLLGQMGAGGGMVAGAQSTAVSQMSPPMQPQQHAMQQQMQQQQMQQHLQHHQMQQQQMHHQQIQQQMQHQHFQHHLQQQLQQHHMQQQQQQQHQQQQHQQQQHQQQQHQQQQHQQQQQQQQQQQQQQQQQQQQQQMQLQHMQIQHQLHQQQIQHLQQQQHQSQCSPPQHSPGTPHSVGGSASLGSPQPAPQQQPHPSQIQAHAQVLSQVSIY; encoded by the exons ATGAACATGGCGGAGGCGAACGGTGCCCTGCTCGCTGCTGGCGAT ACTTTTCACACACCCAGTTTGGGAGACGAGGAGTTTGAAATCCCTCCCATCACGCCTCCACCTGAGACGGAGTCCGGTCTGGGTCTATCGGAAGTGGACTCACCTTTCCCAACGATGCCGGAGCCCCCGGTTCCTCACAGGGGTCTCTTAATCCCCCAGTTCCCCCCTCAGAGCCTGGATCTGCCCTCTATTACCATCTCACGCAACATGATGGACCAGGAAGGGGTGTCTGTCAACAACGGCCAACCTGTG AACGTTGGACCAGGCCATCTTCGCCAGTACCAGCCCAACCCGGCCATGGTGATGAAGTCCATCATCAGCATGAACAGCCCCAATGGGATGTTGTCACGGAATCAGCTGACCACCATCAACCAATCCCAGCTCAACGCGCAGCTGAGCCTAAACATGGCGGGACCCAACATCGTCCACACTTCCCCGTCACCGCCCGCCAGCAAGTCCGCCACGCCGTCTCCCTCCAGCTCCATCAACGAAGACGACCAGGACGAAAGCAACAGG GTCATTGGAGAGAAGCGACCAGCCCCCATAGATCCCGCAAAGAAGCCCAAGACtcctaagaagaagaagaagaaggatccCAATGAGCCTCAGAAGCCGGTGTCGGCTTATGCCCTGTTCTTCAGAGACACCCAGGCCGCTATTAAGGGTCAGAATCCCAACGCCACCTTTGGAGAGGTGTCCAAGATTGTGGCCTCCATGTGGGACGGTCTGGGAGAGGAGCAGAAGCAG GTTtacaaaagcaaaacagaaGCTGCCAAGAAAGAATATTTAAAAGCCCTTGCAGCATACCGTGCCAGCCTGGTTTCCAAG GCTGCAGCAGAATCAGCGGAGGCCCAGACTATCCGCTCAGTACAGCAGACCCTGGCCTCCACCAGCCTGTCCCCTGGCCTGGTGATGCCTTCACCCCTCAACCAGCACCCCTCTATGTCAGCAGCTTCCATGGCCCTCCAACAACAAGGCATACCACGGGCCATTGCCCCAAAACCCCTGCAGATGAGACTAGGGGGCAATCAGATTGTGACCTCGGTCACAGTCTCCCACCAGAACATGTCCTCCGGGATGCCGCCGCAGCTGCTCGGCCAGATGGGTGCCGGAGGGGGCATGGTGGCGGGCGCCCAGTCCACAGCGGTGTCTCAGATGAGCCCGCCGATGCAGCCGCAGCAGCATGCGAtgcagcagcagatgcagcagcagcagatgcagcagcacctccagcaccatcagatgcagcagcagcagatgcatCACCAGCAGAtccagcagcagatgcagcatCAGCATTTCCAGCACCACCTCCagcaacagctgcagcagcaccacatgcagcagcagcagcagcagcaacaccaacagcagcagcaccaacagcagcaacaccaacagcagcaacaccaacagcagcaacaccaacaacagcagcagcagcagcaacagcagcagcagcagcagcagcaacagcagcagcagcagcagatgcagctGCAACACATGCAGATACAACATCAGCTGCATCAGCAGCAGATTCAAcatctccagcagcagcagcaccagtcCCAGTGTTCCCCACCCCAGCACTCTCCTGGTACGCCCCATTCAGTGGGAGGCTCTGCATCGCTCGGCAGCCCCCAGCCGGCCCCACAGCAGCAACCACACCCCTCCCAAATCCAGGCCCATGCCCAGGTCCTGTCCCAAGTCAGCATTTACTGA
- the tox3 gene encoding TOX high mobility group box family member 3 isoform X1: MDVRFYPTAGGNAIPGEPANLDFAHCLGYYNFNKFQNNNNYMNMAEANGALLAAGDTFHTPSLGDEEFEIPPITPPPETESGLGLSEVDSPFPTMPEPPVPHRGLLIPQFPPQSLDLPSITISRNMMDQEGVSVNNGQPVNVGPGHLRQYQPNPAMVMKSIISMNSPNGMLSRNQLTTINQSQLNAQLSLNMAGPNIVHTSPSPPASKSATPSPSSSINEDDQDESNRVIGEKRPAPIDPAKKPKTPKKKKKKDPNEPQKPVSAYALFFRDTQAAIKGQNPNATFGEVSKIVASMWDGLGEEQKQVYKSKTEAAKKEYLKALAAYRASLVSKAAAESAEAQTIRSVQQTLASTSLSPGLVMPSPLNQHPSMSAASMALQQQGIPRAIAPKPLQMRLGGNQIVTSVTVSHQNMSSGMPPQLLGQMGAGGGMVAGAQSTAVSQMSPPMQPQQHAMQQQMQQQQMQQHLQHHQMQQQQMHHQQIQQQMQHQHFQHHLQQQLQQHHMQQQQQQQHQQQQHQQQQHQQQQHQQQQHQQQQQQQQQQQQQQQQQQQQQQMQLQHMQIQHQLHQQQIQHLQQQQHQSQCSPPQHSPGTPHSVGGSASLGSPQPAPQQQPHPSQIQAHAQVLSQVSIY; the protein is encoded by the exons TTCCAGAATAACAACAACTACATGAACATGGCGGAGGCGAACGGTGCCCTGCTCGCTGCTGGCGAT ACTTTTCACACACCCAGTTTGGGAGACGAGGAGTTTGAAATCCCTCCCATCACGCCTCCACCTGAGACGGAGTCCGGTCTGGGTCTATCGGAAGTGGACTCACCTTTCCCAACGATGCCGGAGCCCCCGGTTCCTCACAGGGGTCTCTTAATCCCCCAGTTCCCCCCTCAGAGCCTGGATCTGCCCTCTATTACCATCTCACGCAACATGATGGACCAGGAAGGGGTGTCTGTCAACAACGGCCAACCTGTG AACGTTGGACCAGGCCATCTTCGCCAGTACCAGCCCAACCCGGCCATGGTGATGAAGTCCATCATCAGCATGAACAGCCCCAATGGGATGTTGTCACGGAATCAGCTGACCACCATCAACCAATCCCAGCTCAACGCGCAGCTGAGCCTAAACATGGCGGGACCCAACATCGTCCACACTTCCCCGTCACCGCCCGCCAGCAAGTCCGCCACGCCGTCTCCCTCCAGCTCCATCAACGAAGACGACCAGGACGAAAGCAACAGG GTCATTGGAGAGAAGCGACCAGCCCCCATAGATCCCGCAAAGAAGCCCAAGACtcctaagaagaagaagaagaaggatccCAATGAGCCTCAGAAGCCGGTGTCGGCTTATGCCCTGTTCTTCAGAGACACCCAGGCCGCTATTAAGGGTCAGAATCCCAACGCCACCTTTGGAGAGGTGTCCAAGATTGTGGCCTCCATGTGGGACGGTCTGGGAGAGGAGCAGAAGCAG GTTtacaaaagcaaaacagaaGCTGCCAAGAAAGAATATTTAAAAGCCCTTGCAGCATACCGTGCCAGCCTGGTTTCCAAG GCTGCAGCAGAATCAGCGGAGGCCCAGACTATCCGCTCAGTACAGCAGACCCTGGCCTCCACCAGCCTGTCCCCTGGCCTGGTGATGCCTTCACCCCTCAACCAGCACCCCTCTATGTCAGCAGCTTCCATGGCCCTCCAACAACAAGGCATACCACGGGCCATTGCCCCAAAACCCCTGCAGATGAGACTAGGGGGCAATCAGATTGTGACCTCGGTCACAGTCTCCCACCAGAACATGTCCTCCGGGATGCCGCCGCAGCTGCTCGGCCAGATGGGTGCCGGAGGGGGCATGGTGGCGGGCGCCCAGTCCACAGCGGTGTCTCAGATGAGCCCGCCGATGCAGCCGCAGCAGCATGCGAtgcagcagcagatgcagcagcagcagatgcagcagcacctccagcaccatcagatgcagcagcagcagatgcatCACCAGCAGAtccagcagcagatgcagcatCAGCATTTCCAGCACCACCTCCagcaacagctgcagcagcaccacatgcagcagcagcagcagcagcaacaccaacagcagcagcaccaacagcagcaacaccaacagcagcaacaccaacagcagcaacaccaacaacagcagcagcagcagcaacagcagcagcagcagcagcagcaacagcagcagcagcagcagatgcagctGCAACACATGCAGATACAACATCAGCTGCATCAGCAGCAGATTCAAcatctccagcagcagcagcaccagtcCCAGTGTTCCCCACCCCAGCACTCTCCTGGTACGCCCCATTCAGTGGGAGGCTCTGCATCGCTCGGCAGCCCCCAGCCGGCCCCACAGCAGCAACCACACCCCTCCCAAATCCAGGCCCATGCCCAGGTCCTGTCCCAAGTCAGCATTTACTGA